AAAATCTCTTAGGCATGTCCCATACCTCCGTAATTGAAGCTCCACCGGGTTCGGTGCTTGTGGCACACGATATACCACCCTCCGAGGCAACACTTATCAATCGGAAAAATGTGGTGGGTATTGCTATGGAGATCGGGGGGAGAACCTCCCATACTGCGATCACGGCCCGGGCATTAGAGATTCCTGCGATTCTCGGTATTGGTGAATTCGTGGATAAGGTTCAAAATGGTGATGAAATCATCGTGGATGGAGAACGGGGAATTGTTATTATCCATCCCAGTTCCAGCCGTGTCAGTTTTTATGTAGAGCAAAAGAAGAAAGCCCTTCAGATCGAGCGTGCTTTGTTGCCGGTATGTGAATTGCCTCCGGAGACGCGTGACGGGAAGCATATCGATATTTCAGCAAACATTGAATTTTTTGCCGAAGTGGAACACGCCTTGAAATATGGCGCAATCGGCATCGGATTGTTCCGTACGGAATTTTTATATCTGGCGCGCCGGGGCAGTCCTTCTGAGGAAGAACAGTATAGGGTTTATAATGCTTTGGCAAAAAGGATTAAACCCCATCCGGTGATAATTAGAACCTATGACTTGGGGGGCGATAAGATATTTTCGGATTACCATGAGGCAAATCCATTTTTAGGCTGGCGGGCCATAAGGGTCTGCCTCCAAGAACCTGAGTTTTTTAAGACCCAAATTCGCGCAATTTTGCGAGCCTCGGTCAACAAAAACATCAAGATTATGTTTCCAATGGTTGCAACATACGAAGAGATAAAGCGAATAAAATTGATTTTTAATGAGGTGCGACAAGAATTAAAGGTGAAAAAGATTGAATTTGATGAGAGCATCCAGTTGGGGATTATGGTCGAGACGCCATCGGCTGCATTGATGAGCCATTATCTAGCCCATGAGGTAGATTTTTTCAGCATCGGTTCTAATGATTTGACTCAGTATACATTAGCGGTGGACCGAGGGAATGAACGGGTGAGCCAGTTATTTGATCATTTTCATCCCGCGGTATTGCGTTTGATAAAAGAGACGATTGATGCGGGTCATAAGGCAAACATTTGGGTAGGAATTTGCGGAGAACTTGCGGGTGACCCCGTAGCGATTCCACTTTTGGTAGGAATGGGAGTGGACGAACTTTCTATGAGCCCTTCGGCAATA
The sequence above is drawn from the candidate division WOR-3 bacterium genome and encodes:
- the ptsP gene encoding phosphoenolpyruvate--protein phosphotransferase, with translation MPKERIFHGVPASKGVAIGRAYIYEIKKAQIFQTPILSVYLKEEVARFEQAVLKTKEELKRIKEQINKEIGEDFGQFLDAQIMMLEDETILEAVKKRIFDEKKNAEFIYHEVISEYARKLGESKNSYFKERVADIYDVAERVLKNLLGMSHTSVIEAPPGSVLVAHDIPPSEATLINRKNVVGIAMEIGGRTSHTAITARALEIPAILGIGEFVDKVQNGDEIIVDGERGIVIIHPSSSRVSFYVEQKKKALQIERALLPVCELPPETRDGKHIDISANIEFFAEVEHALKYGAIGIGLFRTEFLYLARRGSPSEEEQYRVYNALAKRIKPHPVIIRTYDLGGDKIFSDYHEANPFLGWRAIRVCLQEPEFFKTQIRAILRASVNKNIKIMFPMVATYEEIKRIKLIFNEVRQELKVKKIEFDESIQLGIMVETPSAALMSHYLAHEVDFFSIGSNDLTQYTLAVDRGNERVSQLFDHFHPAVLRLIKETIDAGHKANIWVGICGELAGDPVAIPLLVGMGVDELSMSPSAIPRAKLILRTLTIPQCQEIAQEAFNFRTALEVKRFLNRMVRRKFPGIEELIR